From Pelosinus fermentans DSM 17108, the proteins below share one genomic window:
- a CDS encoding response regulator, with protein MNKIRVLIVDDSPFSQRLIKDALKESKYEVCGCAGTGNDGIRQYRELQPDLVTMDLTLPDMDGLECCRELLTIDPAGKIVVVSAMKDEAIINRGTAIGVKAFFQKPVKSEELLLGIEQIIVQQGNEAGPQHFLEYFIAAFTKNIIDMTGMDVISIDHSTIQPVVSHGLGVIIGITGSQQGRIMLDVSVDVAQEFTKKLLRTDEVADEDVFNSISEFTNIIAGHSISDINNVLKTKEFEIRLTPPSIIIGESIAIINPKMTSNTVTAKTAIGSLHMNVGFVGGK; from the coding sequence ATGAATAAAATTCGAGTACTAATAGTTGATGATTCTCCTTTTAGTCAGAGATTAATTAAAGATGCTTTGAAAGAGTCAAAGTATGAAGTGTGCGGTTGTGCTGGTACAGGTAATGATGGTATACGTCAGTACCGTGAACTGCAGCCGGATTTGGTAACAATGGATTTGACATTGCCTGATATGGATGGGTTGGAGTGCTGCCGTGAATTGTTGACCATTGATCCAGCAGGTAAAATCGTAGTGGTAAGTGCCATGAAGGATGAAGCCATTATCAATCGGGGGACAGCCATTGGCGTAAAAGCATTTTTCCAAAAGCCGGTGAAGTCGGAGGAACTGCTCCTTGGAATCGAACAGATTATCGTGCAGCAGGGGAATGAAGCAGGTCCGCAGCATTTCTTGGAATATTTTATTGCCGCCTTTACGAAAAATATTATAGACATGACGGGAATGGATGTTATTTCTATAGATCATAGTACGATTCAGCCAGTAGTATCCCATGGTTTAGGCGTTATCATTGGCATTACAGGAAGTCAGCAGGGGCGAATTATGCTGGATGTATCTGTGGACGTGGCGCAAGAGTTTACTAAAAAGTTATTAAGAACTGATGAAGTTGCGGATGAGGATGTATTTAATAGTATTTCTGAATTTACTAATATTATTGCAGGTCATAGTATCTCTGACATTAATAATGTGTTAAAAACTAAGGAATTTGAGATTCGTCTTACACCACCGAGCATTATAATTGGTGAATCCATTGCTATTATTAATCCTAAAATGACTTCGAATACAGTCACAGCAAAAACCGCGATTGGTTCATTGCATATGAATGTTGGGTTTGTAGGAGGGAAATAA
- a CDS encoding chemotaxis protein CheX, with protein sequence MDVKLINPFIDAIMNIMPQLGFQNVVKGKLSVGDQFVESKGITVLVGLTDQLRGNIAYNFTEATAMSIASKMMMGMPVATLDDLAQSAISELTNMVTGNAATRFEKDGLRVDISPPSLVVGEKFKLKVSSAKFLVVEMIADSLVIELNIGIE encoded by the coding sequence TTGGATGTAAAACTGATTAATCCATTTATTGATGCGATTATGAATATTATGCCGCAATTAGGTTTTCAAAATGTTGTGAAGGGCAAGCTTTCAGTAGGGGATCAGTTTGTCGAGAGTAAAGGAATCACCGTGTTAGTGGGATTGACAGATCAGTTGCGAGGCAATATTGCATATAATTTCACGGAAGCAACGGCCATGTCGATTGCATCAAAAATGATGATGGGGATGCCTGTTGCAACATTAGATGACTTAGCACAAAGTGCAATTTCTGAGCTAACCAACATGGTTACGGGAAATGCTGCAACTCGCTTTGAGAAAGATGGCTTACGGGTGGATATTTCCCCCCCTAGTCTAGTTGTGGGAGAGAAGTTTAAACTGAAAGTAAGCAGTGCAAAATTTTTAGTAGTGGAAATGATTGCCGATTCATTAGTAATTGAACTAAATATTGGCATCGAATAA
- a CDS encoding energy-coupling factor ABC transporter ATP-binding protein, with protein MSHHTIDLTNILYTYPDGTTALSSLSLHIDHGEAIAIVGSNGSGKTTLLSHLNGVLFPTAGTVNIGGYPVVKETLAHIRRTVGMVFQNPDDQLFMPTVYDDVAFGPLNLGYPPLEVEKRVTSALKTVGAYALKDRPPYRLSGGQKRAVAIATVLAMAPAILVMDEPTAALDPLARRQLINLLHTFCHTKIIATHDLDMVLDLCKRTIVLHNGSILADGPTLEIFRDKDILEQAGLEQPFSMQNCPVCSKI; from the coding sequence ATGAGTCATCATACAATTGATTTAACAAATATACTATATACCTATCCTGACGGCACAACTGCATTAAGCAGCCTCTCTCTTCACATCGATCATGGGGAAGCGATCGCAATCGTTGGCTCCAATGGCTCAGGTAAAACCACTTTGCTATCCCATTTGAATGGCGTGCTATTTCCCACAGCAGGAACGGTCAATATTGGTGGCTATCCCGTTGTCAAAGAAACGCTAGCCCACATTCGACGTACAGTTGGCATGGTTTTTCAAAATCCTGACGATCAGCTGTTCATGCCAACTGTTTATGATGATGTAGCTTTTGGTCCTCTGAACTTAGGATATCCGCCTCTAGAAGTGGAAAAGCGTGTAACATCAGCATTAAAAACCGTAGGTGCTTATGCTTTAAAAGACCGTCCCCCTTATCGCCTCTCAGGAGGACAAAAACGAGCAGTAGCTATCGCGACAGTGTTAGCCATGGCCCCGGCAATATTGGTAATGGACGAACCAACCGCAGCCCTTGATCCCTTGGCCCGCCGCCAGTTGATCAATCTTTTGCACACATTTTGTCATACAAAAATTATTGCAACTCATGATTTAGATATGGTACTGGATCTTTGCAAACGGACCATCGTCTTGCATAATGGCAGCATTCTCGCTGATGGCCCTACCCTTGAAATCTTTCGCGATAAAGATATATTAGAACAGGCAGGCTTAGAGCAGCCCTTCTCCATGCAAAACTGCCCGGTTTGCTCTAAAATTTGA
- the gnd gene encoding decarboxylating NADP(+)-dependent phosphogluconate dehydrogenase, protein MLYDIGLVGLAVMGENLVMNMANKGFGVAVYNRTVSKVDEFLAQNAEGKKIGGAHSIMELTKMLAKPRKVMLMVKAGKPVDDMIAELLPYLDQGDIIIDGGNSYFQDTRRRFDELSRKGIRFIGMGVSGGEEGALKGPSLMPGAELSAYQEVAPIFTAIAAQVADGPCCAYVGPDGAGHYVKMVHNGIEYGDMQLISEAYYIMKVALGLSAEELYEVFAEWNKGELDSYLIEITRDVFLQQDELTGKPLVEMILDKAGQKGTGKWTSQSALDLGVPTPTITEAVFARCMSAYKEERVAASRILIGPDDQYKGDRKVFIKAIHDALYASKICSYAQGFALLKAADKEYGWNLNYGDVALLWRGGCIIRAQFLDRIKESFQQDADLPNLLLAPYFQEALSRVQDNWRLVVKTCKELGIPTPSFSASLDYYDSYRRAVLPSNLIQAQRDYFGAHTYERVDQPGTFHTEWIKK, encoded by the coding sequence ATGTTATATGATATTGGATTGGTTGGTTTAGCTGTAATGGGTGAAAATCTAGTGATGAACATGGCTAATAAAGGCTTTGGTGTAGCAGTATATAATCGTACGGTAAGTAAGGTAGATGAATTTTTGGCGCAAAATGCAGAGGGAAAAAAGATTGGCGGGGCTCATTCTATCATGGAGCTGACTAAGATGCTCGCCAAGCCCAGGAAAGTTATGCTGATGGTTAAGGCCGGCAAGCCAGTAGATGATATGATAGCTGAATTGCTGCCTTATCTAGATCAGGGGGATATCATAATTGACGGTGGCAATTCTTATTTTCAGGATACCCGCAGGCGGTTTGATGAATTATCTCGTAAAGGAATTCGTTTTATTGGTATGGGCGTGTCTGGGGGAGAAGAGGGAGCACTAAAGGGACCAAGTCTCATGCCAGGAGCTGAACTTTCTGCTTACCAGGAAGTGGCACCGATTTTTACAGCGATTGCTGCTCAGGTTGCAGATGGCCCATGCTGCGCTTATGTAGGACCAGACGGGGCGGGTCATTACGTGAAAATGGTACACAATGGAATCGAATATGGCGATATGCAGCTTATTAGTGAAGCATATTATATTATGAAAGTTGCATTAGGGTTGTCAGCAGAGGAACTCTATGAAGTATTTGCTGAATGGAACAAAGGGGAGCTCGATTCGTATCTTATTGAAATTACACGAGATGTTTTTTTACAGCAGGATGAACTCACGGGTAAGCCATTAGTAGAAATGATTTTAGATAAAGCCGGTCAGAAAGGAACAGGTAAATGGACCTCGCAAAGTGCTTTGGATTTGGGAGTGCCGACGCCAACAATTACGGAAGCTGTATTTGCCCGTTGCATGTCGGCATACAAAGAAGAACGGGTGGCTGCTTCTCGCATCTTAATTGGTCCCGATGATCAATATAAGGGAGATCGGAAGGTGTTTATTAAGGCGATCCATGATGCTTTATATGCATCGAAGATATGTTCTTACGCCCAAGGATTTGCTCTTTTAAAAGCTGCTGATAAGGAATATGGCTGGAACTTAAACTATGGTGATGTAGCTCTTCTTTGGCGAGGCGGATGCATTATTCGGGCTCAATTTTTAGATCGGATTAAAGAGTCCTTCCAGCAAGATGCTGATCTGCCGAATTTACTGCTGGCTCCTTATTTCCAAGAGGCGCTAAGCCGAGTTCAAGACAACTGGCGCCTAGTTGTAAAAACGTGTAAAGAACTAGGGATTCCGACGCCTTCCTTTAGTGCTTCCCTGGACTATTATGACAGCTATCGCAGGGCCGTGCTCCCCTCCAATCTGATCCAAGCGCAAAGGGATTACTTTGGTGCTCATACCTATGAGAGAGTTGATCAACCTGGTACTTTTCATACGGAATGGATAAAAAAATAG
- a CDS encoding HAD family hydrolase yields MYEIILFDLDGTLTDPKIGITSSVQYALEKMGIKEEDPDVLIPFIGPPLLTSFKELYHMSDQEAVQAIGYYRERFSVTGLYENKVYEGMEELLTSLKIQGKKLIVATSKPTEFSVQILEHFGLKQYFAAIVGSNFDGTRTEKGDVIEFALSGENITDLSKVVMIGDRKYDISGAKQNHIDVIAVAYGYGSQEELAAAEPNYIVSSVSELAILLGRS; encoded by the coding sequence ATGTATGAAATCATACTATTTGACTTGGATGGAACGTTGACAGATCCTAAAATCGGTATTACATCATCCGTTCAATATGCCTTAGAGAAAATGGGGATTAAAGAAGAAGATCCAGATGTATTGATTCCTTTTATCGGACCACCTTTATTAACATCCTTTAAAGAGCTCTACCATATGAGTGATCAGGAGGCAGTGCAGGCGATTGGATATTATCGAGAACGTTTTTCGGTAACAGGATTATATGAAAACAAAGTATATGAGGGCATGGAGGAACTATTAACCAGTTTAAAGATTCAAGGGAAAAAACTAATTGTAGCAACTTCAAAGCCTACGGAGTTTTCAGTGCAAATTTTAGAACACTTTGGTTTAAAGCAGTACTTTGCTGCCATTGTGGGAAGTAATTTTGATGGAACAAGGACTGAGAAGGGTGATGTGATCGAGTTTGCCCTATCAGGGGAAAATATAACTGATTTAAGTAAAGTTGTAATGATTGGAGATCGGAAATATGATATCAGCGGTGCCAAACAGAATCATATTGATGTGATTGCTGTTGCTTATGGATATGGCAGCCAAGAAGAGCTGGCCGCCGCTGAGCCTAATTATATCGTTTCATCAGTGTCAGAACTTGCCATTCTCCTGGGAAGGTCGTAA
- a CDS encoding class I adenylate-forming enzyme family protein, which yields MLVHEIIQQNSIHRNQVVFSGENPVTYGELSNAVSNYRNFFYQQGIRPGENVGLFSKNCVEFIYSYLAITSLGAVIVPLNFQFVPREIAYILHNANIKKLITMSILDLDTELAQYGYQEEVSQLLITDISHTVSQQSFPPAPVSQTFDENEVCTIIYTSGTTGNPKGAMLTHKNLVSNAQAFSQVFTYQHEDRILCVLPMYHCFAWTAAVLTPLLNGSSILILENFSIRETISAIKDHALTVIFGIPNMFRLLAQRAQKEDFLHVKLLVSGGSSLPQEISEQFTKKIGKSVVEGYGLSEASPIVSLNPVHKVKYRSIGKPLPGIEVRIVTTDNQSLVPGETGELLVRGPNVMHGYYRLPEETAKALQNGWLHTGDLAYMDQDGYLFIVDRLKDMIIINGENIYPREIEELLYAYPAIAEAAVIGIPNKQHGTLVQAYLTVNEGFTIDKKAVKSYLQKKLAPYKIPKEFIIIDSLPKSSTGKILKTVLRQQAMNIQAR from the coding sequence ATGCTTGTTCACGAAATAATCCAACAAAACAGCATCCATCGCAATCAAGTTGTATTTTCAGGAGAAAACCCGGTTACCTACGGTGAATTGTCCAATGCAGTTTCAAACTATCGAAACTTTTTTTATCAGCAAGGTATACGCCCAGGAGAAAACGTTGGTTTATTCTCCAAAAATTGTGTTGAGTTTATTTATAGCTATTTAGCGATCACTAGTTTAGGCGCTGTCATTGTACCTCTTAATTTCCAATTCGTTCCCCGTGAAATTGCATACATTCTACACAATGCCAATATAAAAAAATTAATTACCATGTCGATACTTGATTTGGATACGGAACTTGCTCAATATGGCTATCAAGAGGAAGTAAGCCAATTACTCATCACCGACATTTCCCATACAGTCTCACAACAATCATTTCCCCCCGCTCCAGTATCTCAAACCTTTGATGAAAATGAAGTATGTACAATCATCTATACCTCCGGAACAACAGGAAACCCTAAAGGAGCTATGCTCACTCATAAAAATCTGGTTAGCAATGCTCAGGCTTTTTCACAAGTCTTCACCTACCAGCATGAGGATCGCATACTTTGTGTTTTACCCATGTACCATTGCTTTGCCTGGACGGCCGCTGTATTGACGCCCTTACTAAACGGCTCATCCATTCTAATTTTAGAGAATTTTTCTATACGGGAAACTATTTCTGCCATTAAGGATCATGCTTTGACCGTAATTTTCGGTATTCCTAACATGTTTCGTCTACTTGCCCAAAGGGCGCAAAAAGAAGACTTCCTTCATGTTAAGCTCCTGGTCTCAGGCGGTTCTTCCCTGCCACAAGAAATTTCTGAGCAATTTACAAAGAAAATCGGCAAGTCAGTAGTTGAAGGCTATGGGTTATCGGAAGCATCGCCTATTGTATCGTTAAATCCAGTCCATAAGGTAAAATACCGGTCCATTGGAAAGCCATTGCCCGGCATTGAAGTAAGGATTGTTACTACTGACAATCAGTCTCTTGTCCCCGGAGAAACAGGTGAATTATTGGTTCGTGGTCCGAACGTAATGCATGGCTATTACCGATTACCAGAGGAAACGGCTAAAGCCCTTCAAAATGGCTGGCTTCATACAGGAGATTTAGCCTATATGGATCAGGATGGCTATCTCTTTATTGTGGATCGATTAAAAGATATGATTATAATTAATGGAGAAAATATCTATCCACGAGAAATCGAGGAACTTTTATATGCCTATCCTGCAATCGCCGAAGCTGCTGTCATCGGAATACCAAATAAACAACATGGTACTTTAGTACAAGCGTATCTTACGGTCAATGAAGGATTTACTATCGATAAAAAAGCAGTAAAATCCTATTTGCAAAAAAAGCTTGCTCCTTACAAGATCCCTAAGGAGTTCATCATCATAGATTCTCTGCCTAAAAGTTCTACCGGAAAAATCCTAAAGACTGTCTTACGCCAGCAAGCGATGAATATTCAAGCTCGTTAA
- the cbiQ gene encoding cobalt ECF transporter T component CbiQ, whose amino-acid sequence MIKLESTWLDLRTIDDLATQKTFIHSLNSCTKLITTLVFVVLVTSFSKYEVTSLFPLLFYPVALMSLGNLPYKPIVKRLILIAPFIVFIGLFNPVFDQRPIAKLGSFLITGGWLSFLSITIKLLLTVTSALILVATTGMNSICTAMSQIGVPKPIVIQILFLYRYLHVLLEEFLKTNQAYNLRSFKTAGIHYKAWGSLLGQLLLRTMDRAQRIYQAMLCRGFDGKVPLRSAARWTKKDHLYLLFCLSFFLLCRFINIPEVLGTLLTGGFQ is encoded by the coding sequence ATGATCAAACTGGAGTCAACTTGGCTCGATCTGCGAACTATTGATGATCTCGCCACTCAAAAGACTTTCATTCACTCTTTGAATTCCTGTACCAAACTGATCACAACCTTAGTTTTTGTTGTGCTGGTTACCTCCTTTTCTAAATACGAAGTTACAAGTCTTTTTCCCCTATTATTTTATCCCGTTGCTTTAATGTCTTTAGGAAATCTGCCTTATAAACCGATCGTAAAACGCTTGATACTGATCGCTCCTTTTATTGTTTTTATTGGCCTATTCAATCCAGTTTTTGACCAAAGGCCGATTGCAAAGCTCGGATCCTTTCTGATTACTGGAGGCTGGCTATCCTTTCTATCCATTACCATCAAACTGCTCTTGACCGTAACATCGGCTTTAATTTTGGTTGCAACAACGGGTATGAATTCAATTTGTACAGCCATGTCGCAAATTGGTGTTCCCAAGCCCATTGTGATTCAAATCCTCTTTTTGTATCGCTATCTCCATGTATTGCTTGAAGAATTTCTAAAAACAAATCAGGCCTACAATCTTCGTTCTTTCAAGACGGCTGGAATTCATTATAAGGCTTGGGGGTCATTGCTGGGACAATTACTACTTAGAACCATGGATCGAGCACAGCGAATCTATCAAGCGATGCTATGTCGCGGCTTTGACGGAAAGGTTCCTTTACGATCTGCTGCAAGATGGACAAAAAAAGATCATCTTTATCTACTTTTTTGTCTATCCTTCTTTCTCCTCTGCCGTTTTATTAATATCCCAGAGGTCCTGGGAACATTGCTTACAGGAGGTTTCCAATGA
- a CDS encoding energy-coupling factor ABC transporter permease: MHMADALISPVVGGTLWAATAGLASYAAKKVQNDMDEQKIPLMGVLGAFVFASQMINFTIPGTGSSGHIGGGVLLAILLGPHAAFLTIASILTVQALFFADGGLLALGCNIFNMGFIPCYIAYPFIYKPLVGTTPSQKRIMLGSIAAAVAGLQLGAFSVVLQTLFSGISALPFTTFVLLMQPIHLAIGLIEGIITAVVIGFIYQEAPQIIQPTALNPSLGAASIKKVIIVLFTLAIITGGGLSWFASSNPDGLEWSIAGINGEEELQASDEVHGYFAELQEKIAFLPDYNFKAAPASHPASVEGTEAATEATWPAVDTGTSVAGLVGSFITLILAYFIGKGLQVAAKR, translated from the coding sequence ATGCACATGGCGGATGCACTAATTTCCCCAGTGGTAGGTGGAACCCTCTGGGCCGCTACTGCTGGATTGGCTTCCTACGCAGCCAAGAAAGTTCAAAATGATATGGATGAGCAAAAAATCCCCTTAATGGGCGTCCTGGGTGCCTTTGTCTTTGCTTCCCAAATGATTAATTTCACCATACCTGGTACAGGATCAAGCGGTCACATCGGTGGAGGCGTGCTGCTGGCAATACTCCTTGGCCCTCATGCTGCTTTTTTAACGATTGCTTCTATATTAACGGTTCAGGCATTATTTTTTGCCGATGGAGGTTTACTGGCTCTTGGCTGTAATATTTTTAACATGGGTTTTATTCCTTGCTATATAGCGTATCCATTTATTTATAAACCATTAGTCGGCACGACTCCCTCACAAAAACGCATTATGCTTGGCTCCATCGCAGCAGCAGTTGCCGGACTCCAACTAGGAGCCTTTAGCGTAGTTTTACAAACCCTCTTTTCTGGAATATCAGCCCTTCCTTTTACAACCTTTGTACTGCTCATGCAGCCCATTCACCTTGCTATTGGTTTGATTGAAGGCATTATTACCGCTGTGGTCATTGGATTCATTTATCAAGAAGCACCCCAGATCATCCAACCCACAGCTTTAAATCCATCATTAGGTGCTGCTTCTATAAAAAAAGTGATTATCGTCTTATTTACCCTCGCTATAATCACAGGAGGTGGCTTATCCTGGTTTGCTTCCAGTAATCCCGATGGACTGGAATGGTCGATTGCCGGAATCAACGGAGAAGAAGAGCTCCAGGCATCCGATGAGGTTCATGGCTATTTCGCCGAATTACAGGAAAAAATCGCCTTCCTCCCTGATTACAATTTTAAAGCTGCTCCTGCCTCCCATCCAGCTTCAGTAGAAGGAACCGAGGCAGCCACAGAAGCAACTTGGCCTGCCGTAGATACAGGAACTTCGGTAGCCGGTCTCGTAGGATCATTTATTACCTTGATTTTAGCTTATTTTATTGGCAAAGGGCTACAAGTTGCAGCAAAACGCTAG
- a CDS encoding protease complex subunit PrcB family protein, which produces MKSIIRRKQIKNHSKKLLAAVAGAAVMSSAMLPGLPVAKVFAASNETNQTPEADRTSKSKNWSNSSKMDPVRTVKEHAYTYGFNPFRDKFTILDQSANKATVEVRTSGQTFKVNLTKTRNQGWEITAIRGIGNSRYPATYTPASFFTHRPITGPVVITPNAPQTLYQTNDFREWTWYNTSYPADMTFGALIQDPRLRGANLVPEDIINQMKNVDFSHQIVVYTHLGTVDSTGYGIGIEKITQSGNDLTVTVRTKSPRLNESVTTTKGYDYIAMERSLFDTRRPIRVTFINQNNTTLTNYNIALTQ; this is translated from the coding sequence ATGAAAAGTATAATTCGCAGAAAGCAAATAAAAAACCATTCGAAGAAACTATTAGCCGCTGTTGCAGGAGCAGCAGTTATGTCTTCGGCAATGTTGCCTGGTCTTCCTGTTGCAAAAGTTTTTGCCGCTTCGAATGAAACAAACCAGACTCCTGAAGCAGATCGAACTTCCAAATCAAAAAATTGGTCGAACTCATCCAAAATGGACCCCGTAAGAACCGTAAAGGAACATGCCTATACCTACGGCTTTAACCCCTTCCGTGATAAATTTACAATTCTTGATCAGTCAGCAAACAAAGCAACTGTTGAAGTGCGAACCAGCGGTCAGACTTTTAAAGTAAACCTAACCAAAACTCGCAATCAAGGATGGGAGATTACTGCAATACGTGGTATTGGTAATTCAAGATATCCTGCTACTTATACTCCTGCCAGCTTTTTTACCCACCGCCCCATTACGGGTCCAGTGGTCATCACCCCCAATGCTCCCCAAACCCTATATCAAACGAATGATTTCCGTGAATGGACATGGTACAATACCTCTTATCCCGCCGACATGACCTTTGGTGCTCTGATTCAAGATCCCCGTTTACGAGGAGCGAATTTAGTCCCGGAAGACATCATAAACCAGATGAAAAATGTCGACTTTAGCCATCAAATCGTTGTTTATACTCACCTCGGTACCGTAGACTCAACTGGGTACGGTATCGGCATTGAAAAGATCACACAATCAGGAAATGACCTTACTGTTACAGTAAGAACCAAAAGCCCTCGCCTTAATGAGAGCGTGACGACTACCAAGGGTTATGACTATATTGCCATGGAACGATCATTATTTGATACCCGCCGTCCAATCCGGGTAACCTTTATTAACCAGAATAATACCACGCTAACAAATTATAATATTGCGCTAACGCAGTAA
- a CDS encoding Lrp/AsnC family transcriptional regulator: MRLDSYDRAILSALQRDSSISNLDLSKLIGLSTSACLTRTKNLKELGVIKQFTTIVDERKLGMETIAFIMVILSPLNRETADFFLEQINKLPQVLECYSITGNKDYLLKIVAKDMPTYKDFVIDSLMAIPGVSRVETSIVINTEKRTVAIPTEE; this comes from the coding sequence ATGAGACTTGATAGTTATGACCGAGCGATTTTGAGTGCTTTACAAAGAGATTCTTCTATATCCAATTTGGATTTGTCTAAATTAATTGGTCTTTCAACCTCTGCATGTCTTACGAGAACAAAAAACCTAAAAGAACTGGGGGTTATTAAGCAATTTACAACGATCGTGGATGAAAGAAAGCTTGGGATGGAAACCATTGCCTTTATTATGGTGATTTTGTCTCCTCTGAATCGGGAAACAGCAGATTTTTTCTTAGAGCAGATTAATAAGCTTCCTCAAGTACTTGAGTGCTACAGCATTACTGGTAATAAGGACTATCTTTTAAAGATCGTTGCTAAAGATATGCCAACGTACAAAGATTTTGTAATCGATTCACTTATGGCGATACCCGGGGTAAGCCGGGTGGAAACCAGTATCGTAATTAATACTGAGAAGAGAACAGTAGCGATACCAACGGAAGAATGA
- a CDS encoding amino acid permease — MDSNITNQQIQRGLKNRHIQMIALGGAIGTGLFYGSATVVKTAGPAITLSYLIGGIIIFFIMRALGEMAVDCPVSGSFSQYAYQYWGELPGFIAGWNYWFNYVVVGMAELSVVGTYMNYWYPDIPTWVTALACLVVVTFINTVNVKAYGELEFWFAIIKVLAIIGMIVFGVAMIVFGIGNSGQPVGISNLWEHGGFFPNGVLGVVMSLVLVMFSFGGVELVGITAGEAENPNKTIPQAINQVVWRILLFYIGAMGVILAIFPWNEIEATGSPFVQIFSHVGIPSAANLLNFVVLTAALSAYNSALYSNGRMLYGLAVQGNAPKFFGRLNSAGAPIIAILFSTAFTLLAVLISYLDPEKVFLYFMALATISIIINWATILIVQLKFRKHKEKTGEPILFKMPLHPISSYISLVFLAVVVVIMAFIPDLRFSLYIAPIWLLTLYIGFKLKTAAKN, encoded by the coding sequence ATGGATAGTAACATAACAAATCAACAGATACAGCGAGGTCTGAAAAATCGTCATATCCAAATGATCGCGTTAGGGGGAGCCATTGGTACAGGTTTATTTTACGGTTCCGCCACGGTGGTAAAAACGGCTGGACCTGCGATTACTTTATCATATTTAATTGGCGGCATTATTATTTTCTTTATTATGCGGGCATTAGGCGAGATGGCTGTGGATTGTCCAGTATCGGGATCATTCAGTCAGTATGCCTATCAATATTGGGGTGAGCTTCCTGGATTTATTGCCGGCTGGAACTACTGGTTTAATTATGTGGTTGTTGGTATGGCTGAATTATCAGTTGTAGGGACTTATATGAATTATTGGTATCCTGATATTCCTACATGGGTAACAGCACTTGCTTGTTTAGTGGTTGTTACATTCATTAATACGGTAAATGTAAAAGCCTATGGCGAGCTTGAGTTTTGGTTTGCGATTATCAAAGTTCTGGCAATCATTGGAATGATTGTTTTTGGCGTAGCTATGATTGTTTTTGGCATTGGTAATAGTGGACAGCCTGTTGGAATCAGTAATTTGTGGGAACATGGCGGTTTTTTTCCCAACGGGGTATTGGGAGTGGTGATGTCACTGGTTTTAGTCATGTTTTCATTTGGCGGAGTTGAGCTTGTGGGGATTACTGCCGGTGAAGCTGAAAATCCTAATAAGACAATTCCACAAGCCATCAACCAAGTAGTATGGCGGATACTGCTTTTTTATATAGGAGCTATGGGAGTTATTTTAGCAATCTTTCCTTGGAATGAAATTGAGGCAACGGGCAGCCCTTTTGTACAGATATTTTCTCACGTGGGTATTCCATCCGCGGCTAATTTATTAAACTTTGTCGTTCTTACAGCCGCCCTATCTGCATATAACAGTGCCCTATATAGCAATGGAAGAATGTTATATGGCTTAGCAGTACAGGGAAATGCTCCTAAATTCTTTGGAAGGCTCAATTCAGCTGGAGCACCAATCATTGCAATTTTATTTTCTACCGCTTTTACATTACTTGCGGTGTTAATCAGCTACTTGGACCCGGAAAAGGTGTTCCTGTACTTTATGGCGCTGGCGACGATTTCTATTATTATCAATTGGGCGACCATCTTGATTGTGCAATTAAAATTTCGAAAGCATAAAGAAAAGACAGGTGAGCCAATCTTGTTTAAGATGCCGCTGCATCCGATCTCATCGTATATTAGTTTGGTCTTTTTAGCCGTTGTTGTCGTTATTATGGCTTTTATTCCTGATCTGCGCTTTTCTTTATATATTGCTCCTATTTGGTTGCTTACTTTATATATTGGCTTTAAACTAAAAACGGCTGCAAAGAATTAA